A region of Domibacillus sp. DTU_2020_1001157_1_SI_ALB_TIR_016 DNA encodes the following proteins:
- a CDS encoding Gfo/Idh/MocA family oxidoreductase yields the protein MTKFNVGVLGIGDISDVYIQNLKKYEIVHVAACASRNLEKARKKADQHQIEKAYATAEELIEDPEIDIILNLTVPAVHAELTIKALEAGKHVYTEKPLAATLEDGKKILDLAKEKGLYVGSAPDTFLGGRLQTCRKLIDEGTIGDIVGASAFVAYHGTESFHPNPDFFYKPGGGPLLDIGPYYITALLSLIGPVQSCSAMARRTFDKRVIESEPRQGDVIEVEVDTHITGTLQFANDALATFIMSFDAWDSELPRLEIYGTKGTICINDIDPLDGPNLFGGPVLLKTKEQYRWKTMPRKEPISGWEEVPIIHPFNETSHQENSRGIGLIDMAYAIRDKRVERASGQMAFHSLEVMEGLLKSAKEGQFYHVKSNFDQPVPLPINFPQSEG from the coding sequence GTGACAAAATTTAACGTTGGTGTTTTGGGGATAGGCGATATTAGTGATGTATATATTCAGAACTTAAAGAAATATGAAATCGTACATGTGGCAGCTTGTGCAAGCAGGAACCTTGAGAAGGCACGCAAAAAAGCAGATCAGCATCAAATTGAAAAAGCATATGCAACAGCTGAGGAATTGATAGAAGACCCAGAAATCGATATTATTTTAAATTTAACGGTCCCAGCTGTGCACGCTGAGCTTACAATTAAAGCACTGGAAGCGGGTAAGCATGTATATACGGAAAAACCGTTAGCGGCCACTTTAGAAGATGGAAAGAAAATTCTTGATCTCGCAAAAGAAAAAGGTCTTTATGTCGGCTCTGCACCTGATACCTTTTTGGGAGGACGTCTTCAAACATGCAGGAAACTGATTGATGAAGGTACAATTGGCGATATTGTGGGAGCAAGTGCTTTTGTTGCTTATCATGGTACTGAGTCATTCCATCCAAATCCTGATTTTTTTTACAAGCCAGGTGGTGGTCCGTTGCTTGACATTGGCCCTTATTACATAACAGCACTTTTGTCTTTAATTGGACCAGTTCAAAGCTGTTCTGCCATGGCCAGAAGGACATTTGATAAACGGGTGATTGAAAGTGAACCGAGGCAGGGAGACGTCATTGAAGTGGAAGTGGACACCCATATTACAGGAACCCTGCAATTTGCTAACGATGCCCTTGCAACATTTATAATGAGCTTTGATGCATGGGATTCAGAGCTTCCGAGATTAGAGATATACGGTACAAAAGGTACGATTTGCATAAATGATATTGACCCCTTAGACGGCCCTAATTTGTTTGGCGGACCCGTTTTATTGAAAACAAAAGAGCAGTACAGATGGAAAACAATGCCTAGAAAGGAGCCTATAAGCGGGTGGGAGGAAGTTCCAATCATTCACCCATTTAATGAAACGAGCCACCAAGAGAACAGCCGTGGGATTGGTCTTATTGATATGGCTTATGCGATCCGGGACAAGCGGGTAGAGCGTGCAAGCGGCCAGATGGCTTTTCACTCCTTAGAAGTGATGGAAGGTTTACTAAAGTCTGCAAAGGAAGGCCAATTTTATCACGTAAAAAGCAATTTTGATCAGCCTGTGCCCCTACCTATTAATTTTCCTCAAAGTGAAGGTTGA